AGGGTAATTTAGCTAAATGTAGCCAcagcgttttgttttgttttgttttgttttgttttgttttgttttgttttctacttatAACTCAGCAATTCCCCTTTCAGGAATGTTTCCCAAGTAAAAGGTTAAGCTATTATGGTGTTACAGGCCTGTGACCTCAGGACCTGAGAGGGGAACCAGGaagataaggagttcaaggccatcctgggctacgtAGTAAGTTTAGAGAGCAAGCAGGCCTACACAACACTGTctcaattggtttttttttttttttttttgaaaaccagaacatttattttatgacagattGAAATCCTCACGATGAACTGGATGCTGCAACAGCTGCCCTCTTGGGTTTAGGGGTTGTCCCTTCATGGAATCCATGTCTGAATCTTCGGTAGACAATTTTTAGGTGCCGCATCCGCCCAGTCCCGGTAGTGTTACACCTCTTAGCCTTGGCACTCCAGTTATACTTTCTCTTGCGCTTGGCCGGGTAGCCACATTTGCCACAGGTAGACTTCTGAAGGTGGTAGGCCTTAGAGCCACAACGGCGGCACAACGTGTGCGTCTTGTTGCGACGCTTTCCAAAGGATGACGTTCCTTTCGTCATCTTGCTTCTGCCGCCAAGGCCAAAGAGACCGGAAGAGctcaattgttttttatttaaaagccaaTAGGACAGTATATTTGGATGACTAAATTATGAATATCCATACAGTGATATGGtctgtagggaaaaaaaaaccaccaacatTGGTATAGAgtctg
The Chionomys nivalis chromosome 3, mChiNiv1.1, whole genome shotgun sequence genome window above contains:
- the LOC130872039 gene encoding 60S ribosomal protein L37-like, translating into MTKGTSSFGKRRNKTHTLCRRCGSKAYHLQKSTCGKCGYPAKRKRKYNWSAKAKRCNTTGTGRMRHLKIVYRRFRHGFHEGTTPKPKRAAVAASSSS